In Caretta caretta isolate rCarCar2 chromosome 4, rCarCar1.hap1, whole genome shotgun sequence, one genomic interval encodes:
- the LOC125635496 gene encoding uncharacterized protein LOC125635496 produces the protein MQSSSAQVTMIESQNRKRAPAWTEREVRDLIAVWGEESVLSELRSSFRNAKTFLKISQGMKDRGHNRDLKQCRVKLKELRQAYQKTREANSRSGSEPQTCRFYDELHAILGGSATTTPAVLFDSFNGDGGNTEVGFGDEEDEEEEEVVDSSQQASGETGFPDSQELFLTLDLEPVPPEPTQDCLLDPAGGEGTSAACVSMITGSSPSQRLVKLRKKKKRTRDEMFSELMLSSHTDRAQTNAWRQIMSECRKAQNDREERWRAEESKWRAEDRAEAQMWRQRDERRQDSMLRLLQDQTSMLQCMVELQQRQLEHRLPLLPLCNQPPSSPSSIVSTPRCPRTRWGGLRPTSHSTTEDCPKRRRLSFNKF, from the exons atgcagagctcatcagcacaggtgaccatgatagagtcccagaatcgcaaaagagctccagcatggaccgaacgggaggtacgggatctgatcgctgtttggggagaggaatccgtgctatcagaactccgttccagttttcgaaatgccaaaacctttctgaaaatctcccagggcatgaaggacagaggccataacagggacctgaagcagtgccgcgtgaaactgaaggagctgaggcaagcctaccagaaaaccagagaggcgaacagccgctctgggtcagagccccaaacatgccgcttctatgatgagctgcatgccattttagggggttcagccaccactaccccagccgtgttgtttgactccttcaatggagatggaggcaatacggaagtaggttttggggacgaagaagatgaggaggaggaggaggttgtagatagctcacagcaagcaagtggagaaaccggttttcccgacagccaggaactgtttctcaccctagacctggagccagtaccccccgaacccacccaagactgcctcctggacccagcaggcggagaagggacctctg ctgcatgtgtttcaatgatcacaggatcttctccttcccagaggctagtgaagcttagaaagaaaaaaaaacgcactcgcgatgaaatgttctccgagctcatgctgtcctcccacactgacagagcacagacgaatgcgtggaggcaaataatgtcagagtgcaggaaagcacaaaatgaccgggaggagaggtggcgggctgaagagagtaagtggcgggctgaagacagggctgaagctcaaatgtggcggcagcgtgatgagaggaggcaggattcaatgctgaggctgctgcaggaccaaaccagtatgctccagtgtatggttgagctgcagcaaaggcagctggagcacagactgccactgctgcccctctgtaaccaaccgccctcctccccaagttccatagtctccacacccagatgcccaagaacgcggtgggggggcctccggccaaccagccactccactacagaggattgcccaaaaagaagaaggctgtcattcaataaattttaa